A genomic segment from Agrobacterium vitis encodes:
- a CDS encoding bifunctional ADP-dependent NAD(P)H-hydrate dehydratase/NAD(P)H-hydrate epimerase, translating into MMQTSFHHLISPSSMALVDRDAANSGIDSYGLMRKAGSAVAAAALRLFPQALRAAVLCGPGNNGGDGYIAAQALRVSGVSVQVFCLDEPEKLNGDAALAFADYQGKVEPLALYQPKEGDLVVDALFGAGLARDLPSPVLVLIERVNQAGVPVLAVDLPSGVDGRTGQPRPVAFQAIHTVTFMARKPGHVLLPGRSLCGAVEIYDIGIPRRIVDRHRGEVAVNHPDLWEHLLPKVSGASHKFTRGHLTVFSGRASATGAARLSATAGLKAGAGLVTLASPASAVLVNAAQTTAVMVKTVDDLDDLEDYLTDQRMSAFVLGPGFGIGEKARAFTLSLSKRRLVLDADGISSFREQPDELFHAFSGDETRLVLTPHEGEFARLFADIVGDKTLGKVEKAQAAARKANAAVVYKGADTVIAAPDGRAMINENAPPWLATAGSGDVLAGIIGGLLAQGVPAFEAAAAGVWLHAETGARLGEGLTAEDLAAAVRPFRPG; encoded by the coding sequence ATGATGCAAACATCTTTTCATCACCTGATTTCTCCCTCTTCCATGGCCCTGGTGGACCGCGATGCGGCCAACTCAGGGATCGATAGTTATGGGTTGATGCGCAAAGCCGGTTCTGCCGTGGCGGCAGCGGCGCTCCGGCTTTTCCCGCAGGCGCTGAGGGCGGCGGTGCTGTGTGGGCCGGGAAATAATGGCGGTGACGGCTATATCGCCGCGCAGGCGCTGCGGGTATCAGGCGTTTCTGTTCAGGTCTTTTGCCTGGATGAACCGGAGAAGTTGAATGGAGATGCGGCCCTGGCCTTTGCCGACTACCAGGGCAAGGTCGAACCACTGGCGCTCTATCAGCCCAAGGAGGGCGATCTGGTAGTGGATGCGTTGTTCGGTGCTGGTCTGGCGCGCGACCTGCCTTCGCCGGTGTTGGTGCTGATCGAGCGGGTCAACCAGGCCGGTGTTCCTGTTCTGGCGGTCGATCTGCCCTCTGGTGTCGATGGTCGCACGGGCCAGCCCCGTCCGGTGGCGTTTCAGGCGATCCATACGGTGACATTCATGGCAAGAAAACCGGGACATGTGCTGCTGCCGGGACGGTCGCTCTGCGGCGCAGTGGAGATCTACGACATTGGCATTCCGCGTCGCATCGTTGATCGACATCGAGGCGAGGTTGCCGTTAATCATCCCGATTTATGGGAACATCTCCTGCCAAAGGTCTCCGGCGCCAGCCATAAATTCACCCGAGGCCATCTCACAGTATTTTCCGGTCGCGCCAGCGCAACAGGCGCCGCCCGGCTGTCCGCCACCGCGGGATTGAAGGCCGGAGCGGGACTGGTGACGCTGGCCTCACCGGCCAGTGCCGTCCTTGTCAACGCCGCCCAGACCACAGCCGTAATGGTGAAGACCGTCGATGATCTTGACGACCTTGAAGACTATCTGACCGACCAGCGGATGAGCGCCTTTGTGCTTGGACCCGGTTTCGGGATTGGCGAAAAGGCGCGGGCATTTACCCTCTCGCTGTCCAAACGCAGGCTGGTTCTCGATGCCGACGGTATTTCATCGTTCAGGGAGCAACCAGACGAACTGTTCCATGCATTTTCCGGCGATGAAACCCGCTTGGTCCTGACGCCGCATGAAGGCGAGTTCGCTCGCTTGTTTGCCGATATTGTCGGTGACAAGACGTTGGGCAAAGTCGAAAAGGCCCAGGCCGCTGCCAGAAAAGCCAATGCCGCCGTGGTCTACAAAGGCGCTGACACAGTGATTGCCGCCCCCGATGGCCGGGCGATGATCAACGAAAATGCGCCGCCCTGGCTTGCCACTGCCGGTTCCGGCGATGTGTTGGCCGGGATCATCGGCGGACTATTGGCGCAAGGCGTTCCGGCCTTTGAGGCGGCAGCGGCAGGTGTCTGGCTGCATGCGGAAACGGGCGCAAGGCTCGGCGAGGGATTGACGGCGGAGGATCTCGCTGCGGCTGTGCGGCCCTTTCGCCCAGGCTAA
- the glnA gene encoding type I glutamate--ammonia ligase, translating into MTTAQDILKQIKDNDVKFVDLRFTDPKGKLQHVTMDIVCVDEDMFADGVMFDGSSIAGWKAINESDMVLMPDVETVHMDPFFAQSTMVILCDILDPVSGEAYNRDPRGTAKKAEAYLKASGIGDTAFFGPEAEFFIFDDVKYKADPYNTGFKLDSTELPSNDDTDYETGNLGHRPRVKGGYFPVPPIDSCQDMRSEMLTVLSEMGVTVEKHHHEVAAAQHELGIKFDTLVRNADKMQIYKYVVHQVANAYGKTATFMPKPIFGDNGSGMHVHQSIWKDGKPTFAGDEYAGLSESCLYYIGGIIKHAKALNAFTNPSTNSYKRLVPGYEAPVLLAYSARNRSASCRIPFGSNPKAKRVEVRFPDPTANPYLGFAAMLMAGLDGIKNKIHPGKAMDKDLYDLPPKELKKIPTVCASLREALESLDKDRKFLTAGGVFDDDQIDAFIDIKMQEVMRYDMTPHPVEYDMYYSV; encoded by the coding sequence ATGACGACCGCACAGGATATTCTTAAACAAATCAAAGACAACGACGTAAAATTTGTCGATCTCAGGTTTACTGACCCAAAGGGCAAGTTGCAGCATGTCACCATGGACATCGTCTGTGTCGATGAAGACATGTTCGCCGATGGCGTGATGTTCGACGGCTCCTCCATCGCTGGCTGGAAGGCGATCAACGAATCCGACATGGTGCTGATGCCGGACGTGGAAACGGTGCATATGGACCCGTTCTTCGCCCAGTCGACCATGGTCATTCTCTGCGATATTCTCGATCCGGTTTCCGGTGAAGCCTATAACCGCGATCCGCGCGGCACGGCCAAGAAGGCGGAAGCCTATCTCAAGGCGTCGGGTATCGGCGACACGGCATTTTTTGGCCCGGAAGCTGAATTCTTCATTTTCGATGACGTGAAATACAAGGCCGATCCTTACAATACCGGCTTCAAGCTCGATTCCACCGAATTGCCGTCCAACGACGATACCGACTATGAAACCGGCAATCTCGGCCACCGTCCGCGCGTCAAGGGCGGCTATTTCCCGGTTCCGCCGATCGACAGCTGCCAGGACATGCGCTCGGAAATGCTGACGGTTCTGTCCGAAATGGGCGTGACCGTCGAAAAGCACCACCACGAAGTCGCCGCCGCCCAGCACGAGCTTGGCATCAAGTTCGATACGCTGGTGCGCAACGCCGACAAGATGCAGATCTATAAATATGTCGTGCATCAGGTTGCCAATGCCTATGGCAAGACCGCAACCTTCATGCCGAAGCCGATCTTTGGCGACAATGGCTCGGGCATGCATGTGCATCAGTCGATCTGGAAGGATGGCAAGCCAACCTTCGCCGGTGATGAATATGCCGGTCTGTCGGAAAGCTGCCTCTACTACATCGGCGGCATCATCAAGCATGCCAAGGCACTGAATGCCTTCACCAACCCCTCGACCAACTCCTACAAGCGTTTGGTGCCTGGCTATGAAGCACCGGTTCTGCTGGCCTATTCCGCCCGCAACCGTTCTGCTTCCTGCCGCATTCCGTTCGGCTCCAATCCGAAGGCAAAGCGCGTCGAAGTTCGCTTCCCTGACCCGACCGCCAACCCCTATCTCGGGTTTGCCGCCATGTTGATGGCTGGTCTCGATGGCATCAAGAACAAGATCCATCCTGGCAAGGCCATGGACAAGGATCTCTATGACCTGCCGCCGAAGGAATTGAAGAAGATCCCGACGGTCTGCGCTAGCTTGCGCGAAGCGTTGGAAAGCCTCGACAAGGATCGCAAGTTCCTGACCGCGGGCGGCGTCTTCGACGACGACCAGATCGACGCCTTCATCGACATCAAGATGCAGGAAGTCATGCGTTACGACATGACACCTCATCCGGTGGAATACGACATGTACTACTCGGTCTGA
- a CDS encoding LysE family translocator → MTFQIWLAFVATAAVVLAIPGPTIVLVISYALGHGRSVAKATVAGVALGDFTAMTASMLGLGALLATSAMIFTLLKYIGAAYLIYLGVKLWRAPVMVSQEVSDENPPTAEQPLKIFLHTYVVTALNPKSILFFVAFLPQFLNTAEPLALQMVIFEATFLVLATLNAATYAIMASMARKSIRKPNVQRWVNRTGGSLMIGAGLVAAGWRKAAA, encoded by the coding sequence ATGACATTTCAAATCTGGCTTGCATTTGTTGCTACTGCCGCCGTCGTTCTTGCTATTCCAGGTCCGACGATTGTGCTGGTAATTTCCTATGCGCTCGGACACGGGCGTTCTGTGGCCAAGGCTACGGTGGCGGGGGTGGCTCTGGGTGATTTTACCGCCATGACCGCCTCCATGCTGGGGCTCGGTGCGCTTCTCGCCACCTCGGCGATGATCTTCACGCTGCTTAAATATATCGGCGCGGCCTATCTGATCTATCTCGGCGTCAAACTTTGGCGGGCGCCGGTGATGGTGAGCCAGGAGGTTTCGGATGAAAATCCACCGACCGCAGAACAACCGCTGAAAATCTTCCTGCATACCTATGTGGTGACGGCGCTGAACCCGAAAAGCATTTTGTTCTTCGTGGCCTTCCTGCCGCAGTTCTTGAACACTGCCGAGCCGCTGGCCTTGCAGATGGTGATTTTCGAAGCGACCTTCCTGGTGCTCGCTACACTGAACGCCGCCACCTATGCCATCATGGCGTCGATGGCGCGCAAATCGATCCGCAAGCCTAATGTGCAGCGCTGGGTCAACAGAACCGGTGGTTCGCTGATGATCGGTGCGGGTCTGGTTGCCGCCGGTTGGCGCAAGGCTGCCGCCTGA
- a CDS encoding GNAT family N-acetyltransferase, protein MMRAPIGDPADTIHIGPAKRQHFCSLRNVELASFETLRAAGAVTGDPAASSDEELLVYLDAGLLLAAFDGAESPVGYAGGYVREGWLHIGEVDVHPQWQRRGIGRRLINALLNEGRSRHLVGSTLTTDRFAPFNAPFYASLGFHAVEGDACPARLKGILTAEVSKGLNPLRRVAMMLVF, encoded by the coding sequence ATGATGAGAGCACCCATAGGCGACCCTGCTGATACGATCCATATCGGTCCCGCGAAGAGGCAACATTTTTGCAGCTTGCGAAATGTGGAATTGGCCTCATTCGAAACCCTTCGGGCTGCTGGGGCCGTAACAGGCGACCCTGCTGCAAGTAGTGACGAGGAATTGCTGGTTTATCTCGATGCCGGTCTGCTTCTGGCTGCTTTCGATGGAGCGGAGAGTCCGGTCGGATATGCTGGTGGCTATGTTCGCGAGGGCTGGCTGCACATAGGAGAAGTGGATGTTCATCCGCAATGGCAGCGGCGGGGAATTGGGCGGCGACTGATAAATGCTTTGCTTAACGAAGGACGGTCCAGACATCTCGTGGGTTCCACGCTGACAACAGATCGTTTTGCTCCTTTCAACGCGCCCTTTTATGCTTCTCTTGGGTTTCACGCCGTTGAGGGGGACGCCTGTCCCGCCCGGCTGAAAGGGATTCTTACCGCAGAAGTGTCGAAGGGCCTCAATCCACTTCGCCGTGTCGCCATGATGCTGGTGTTTTAG
- a CDS encoding P-II family nitrogen regulator has product MKKIEAIIKPFKLDEVKEALQEVGLQGITVTEAKGFGRQKGHTELYRGAEYVVDFLPKVKVEVVLADENVEAVIDAIRNAAQTGRIGDGKIFVSNVEEVVRIRTGETGVDAI; this is encoded by the coding sequence ATGAAAAAGATCGAAGCGATCATAAAGCCTTTCAAGCTGGACGAAGTGAAGGAAGCCCTTCAGGAAGTAGGATTGCAAGGCATAACGGTCACGGAAGCCAAGGGTTTTGGACGGCAAAAGGGCCATACGGAGCTGTATCGCGGCGCCGAATACGTGGTCGACTTTCTGCCTAAAGTGAAGGTTGAAGTCGTGCTGGCCGATGAAAATGTCGAGGCGGTTATCGACGCGATCCGCAATGCCGCGCAAACAGGGCGCATTGGCGATGGAAAGATTTTCGTTTCCAACGTCGAGGAAGTCGTCCGGATCAGAACCGGCGAAACCGGCGTCGACGCTATTTGA
- a CDS encoding DUF72 domain-containing protein, protein MTAGTIRTGIGGWTFEPWEGTFYPEKLPKKRQLEHASRQLTAIEVNGTYYSSQKPETFAKWASDVPDEFVFSLKASRYCTNRKILAEAGPSIEKFLNQGIAELGHHLGPILWQFMATKKFEPEDFEGFLSLLPKTLDGLALRHVVEPRHASFQTPDFIAMLERHGVAAVCADHHDYPMFADVTADFVYARLQKGTDEVKTCYPEAQVKDWSKRFSAYAEGGVPQDLPLIAPQRIADKKPRDVFAFFITGGKVNAPNGAQLLQKALSS, encoded by the coding sequence ATGACCGCAGGCACAATCCGTACCGGCATCGGCGGTTGGACTTTCGAACCTTGGGAAGGCACGTTCTATCCTGAAAAGCTGCCGAAGAAGCGGCAGCTGGAACATGCAAGCCGCCAGCTCACGGCCATTGAAGTCAACGGCACCTATTATTCCAGCCAGAAGCCGGAGACCTTTGCCAAATGGGCCTCTGACGTGCCTGACGAGTTCGTCTTTTCGCTGAAAGCCAGCCGTTATTGCACCAATCGCAAGATCCTGGCCGAGGCCGGTCCGTCTATTGAGAAGTTTCTGAACCAGGGTATCGCGGAACTTGGTCACCACCTTGGCCCTATCCTTTGGCAATTCATGGCAACGAAAAAGTTCGAACCTGAGGATTTCGAGGGGTTTCTGTCCCTCCTGCCGAAAACCCTTGATGGTTTGGCGCTGCGGCATGTGGTCGAGCCGCGCCATGCTTCGTTCCAGACGCCGGACTTTATCGCCATGCTGGAGCGTCATGGCGTCGCCGCAGTCTGTGCCGACCACCACGATTATCCGATGTTTGCCGATGTCACAGCGGATTTCGTCTATGCCCGGCTGCAAAAGGGAACAGATGAGGTCAAGACCTGCTATCCTGAAGCTCAGGTGAAGGACTGGTCAAAGCGGTTTTCCGCCTATGCCGAAGGCGGTGTGCCGCAGGATTTGCCGTTGATCGCGCCGCAACGGATTGCGGATAAAAAGCCACGCGATGTCTTTGCGTTTTTCATCACGGGCGGCAAGGTCAATGCGCCGAATGGCGCTCAATTGCTTCAGAAAGCGCTATCGAGCTGA
- a CDS encoding invasion associated locus B family protein — protein MTFTAAKTARAALSALVLSTGFAGASFAQQPAGDAGLPPQGWFKTCAKQEDNDICTVQNIQVAQNRQMIIAVAIISIEGKMNRKLMQVSVPSARLVPPGVVLQIDGGKGQKIDYAVCFPDRCTAEIPLTDAMIASLKKGHDVVFTSMNFRRVPNPIKISLDGFTGSYDGPAITQSQAQERQRLLEEAMQKKNEESQKALEDAQKAAKETK, from the coding sequence ATGACGTTTACAGCAGCCAAAACCGCGCGTGCGGCACTCTCCGCTCTCGTTCTCTCCACTGGCTTTGCTGGCGCATCCTTTGCCCAGCAGCCCGCTGGCGATGCCGGCTTGCCGCCGCAGGGTTGGTTCAAGACCTGCGCCAAGCAGGAAGACAACGATATCTGCACGGTGCAGAACATTCAGGTCGCGCAGAACCGCCAGATGATTATCGCCGTGGCGATCATTTCCATCGAAGGCAAGATGAACCGCAAGCTGATGCAGGTTTCCGTGCCTTCCGCACGGCTCGTTCCTCCGGGCGTCGTTTTGCAGATCGACGGCGGCAAGGGCCAGAAGATCGATTACGCCGTATGCTTCCCGGACCGTTGCACAGCTGAAATTCCGCTGACGGACGCAATGATTGCCAGCCTGAAGAAGGGCCATGACGTGGTGTTCACTTCGATGAACTTCCGCCGCGTTCCAAACCCGATCAAGATTTCGCTGGATGGCTTTACCGGTTCCTACGATGGCCCGGCTATCACTCAGTCCCAGGCGCAGGAGCGCCAGCGTCTGCTGGAAGAAGCCATGCAGAAGAAGAACGAAGAATCGCAGAAGGCCCTGGAAGACGCCCAGAAGGCCGCCAAGGAAACCAAATAA
- a CDS encoding dienelactone hydrolase family protein, giving the protein MPRRSRSTVFLLVTTVLCLAFIACSPSQANDRQTAMIKTTQGDIAIDAFERRAPQKRPAVIILSGSKGFRSAAYDDLAQSLDKAGLDAYLVHAVSTEDLTAIGHAKGAAGRIQYYTSHMAQWRAAVRDALLFLKRQSPKDRKIGVLGISLGAQIAVTATVNRQDANALVLVDGGFPAGYSQSVRAFPPLLIVWGSEDRVFPVSMAKALAEQAKSLGTEAEFSIFDGGSHDFFLKPETPLAKQAHERAARFLAEQLK; this is encoded by the coding sequence ATGCCGCGTCGCTCTCGTTCTACCGTTTTTCTATTGGTCACGACGGTCTTGTGTCTGGCTTTCATCGCTTGCAGCCCGTCACAGGCAAACGACCGTCAAACGGCGATGATCAAGACGACTCAGGGCGACATCGCAATAGATGCATTCGAGAGGCGCGCACCTCAGAAGCGCCCAGCCGTTATCATCCTGAGCGGCAGCAAAGGCTTCCGATCGGCAGCCTATGACGATCTGGCTCAAAGCCTCGATAAGGCGGGGCTCGATGCCTATCTCGTCCATGCCGTTTCAACTGAGGATTTGACCGCCATTGGCCATGCGAAGGGTGCAGCAGGCCGTATCCAATATTACACAAGCCACATGGCCCAATGGAGAGCTGCTGTCCGCGACGCTCTGCTGTTTCTCAAGAGACAATCTCCAAAGGATCGGAAAATCGGTGTTCTCGGAATTTCGCTGGGCGCGCAAATTGCCGTCACGGCAACAGTAAACCGACAGGATGCCAATGCCCTGGTGCTCGTGGACGGTGGTTTCCCCGCTGGTTATTCTCAATCCGTTCGCGCGTTTCCTCCCCTCCTGATCGTCTGGGGTAGTGAAGACCGCGTGTTTCCTGTCTCAATGGCAAAGGCATTAGCAGAACAGGCCAAATCCCTGGGAACAGAGGCTGAATTCTCGATATTTGATGGCGGAAGCCATGACTTTTTTCTGAAACCAGAAACGCCTCTCGCGAAACAAGCCCACGAACGGGCAGCCCGATTCCTTGCCGAGCAATTAAAGTAG
- a CDS encoding DsbA family oxidoreductase, with protein MQRITIDLVSDVVCPWCYLGKARLDLAIAEVQDTVSIDVNWRPYRLNPDYPPEGVDQQAELTKKFGGKENMDRSLQKLAELGREVGIAFNFDAVKIGPNTLDAHRLIHWAGLESREAQSAVVSSLFKAFFEDGRNIGDHAVLLDITQEAGLDRKVMQALLAGDADKDMVIDEIDAAQKMGVNGVPFFIIDQKYAVSGAQPTDILANALRDIAAEKTVEQSKLN; from the coding sequence ATGCAACGCATTACCATCGATCTCGTGTCCGATGTCGTCTGCCCGTGGTGCTATCTGGGCAAGGCCCGGCTGGACCTGGCCATTGCCGAGGTGCAGGACACTGTTAGTATCGACGTAAACTGGCGCCCTTACCGGCTTAATCCGGACTATCCGCCCGAAGGCGTTGATCAGCAAGCGGAACTCACCAAGAAGTTTGGCGGCAAGGAAAACATGGACCGCAGCCTTCAGAAATTGGCCGAGCTTGGCCGCGAGGTTGGCATTGCCTTCAATTTCGATGCGGTCAAGATCGGTCCCAATACGCTGGATGCGCATCGACTGATCCATTGGGCCGGACTGGAGAGCCGTGAGGCGCAGAGTGCCGTGGTCTCTAGCCTGTTCAAGGCATTTTTTGAGGATGGTCGCAATATCGGCGACCACGCGGTCCTGCTGGATATCACCCAGGAGGCAGGGCTGGACCGCAAGGTGATGCAGGCCCTGCTGGCAGGCGATGCCGATAAGGACATGGTGATCGATGAAATCGACGCCGCGCAGAAAATGGGGGTCAATGGTGTGCCTTTCTTCATCATCGACCAGAAATATGCCGTGAGTGGCGCCCAGCCGACTGACATTCTGGCCAATGCCCTGCGCGACATCGCCGCTGAAAAGACAGTCGAACAGTCGAAACTGAATTGA
- a CDS encoding DMT family transporter, with product MTSDTTPRGLALAFAAFAAFAISDASVKLVDGRISPFESAFFGSLFGLAALPFLLKRGDALTDVFRTSNLKLWLLRFFASGTSAIGAVTAFTHLSMAEAFCLIFLLPCFVTIMSVVFLKEQVGIRRWSAVILGFIGVLVVLRPGFRELSIGHLGAVIGGLGGAISIVVYRAIGPREKSTSLYGAGAFGTIIISGIAMLPAFSWPQGTDWLLLLSYGLFAALATVLMMLATRFAPAAVLGPAQYSQMLWAILFGYLIFGDHIDMPMLVGITLIIGSGLITLMRERTKGVPLPPAVASGPQASLAVEDE from the coding sequence GTGACCTCCGATACGACACCTCGCGGCCTTGCGCTCGCTTTTGCGGCCTTTGCGGCCTTCGCCATCAGTGATGCATCGGTCAAACTTGTGGATGGCCGAATCAGTCCGTTCGAATCAGCCTTCTTCGGATCGCTGTTCGGTCTGGCTGCCCTGCCCTTTCTACTGAAGCGCGGCGATGCGCTGACGGATGTGTTCAGGACCTCCAACCTGAAGCTCTGGCTGCTGCGCTTCTTCGCGTCAGGCACCAGTGCCATTGGTGCTGTGACCGCCTTCACCCATCTGTCGATGGCCGAGGCCTTCTGTCTGATTTTCCTTTTGCCCTGCTTCGTCACCATCATGTCGGTGGTGTTCCTCAAGGAACAGGTCGGCATCCGCCGCTGGAGCGCGGTCATCCTCGGATTTATCGGCGTGCTGGTGGTGCTGCGTCCCGGTTTCAGAGAACTATCGATCGGCCATCTCGGCGCCGTCATCGGCGGGTTGGGTGGGGCGATTTCCATCGTCGTCTACCGCGCCATCGGCCCGCGTGAAAAATCCACGTCGCTCTACGGCGCTGGCGCCTTCGGCACCATCATCATTTCCGGCATCGCCATGCTGCCCGCCTTCTCCTGGCCGCAGGGAACGGACTGGCTGTTGCTGCTCAGCTACGGCCTGTTTGCGGCCCTGGCCACTGTGCTGATGATGCTGGCGACCCGCTTTGCTCCGGCCGCCGTGCTGGGGCCAGCACAATATAGCCAGATGCTCTGGGCCATTCTGTTTGGCTACCTGATCTTCGGCGACCATATCGACATGCCCATGCTGGTCGGCATCACCCTGATTATCGGCTCCGGCCTGATTACCCTGATGCGGGAAAGAACCAAGGGCGTCCCCCTCCCACCCGCCGTCGCCTCCGGCCCGCAGGCCAGTCTGGCGGTGGAGGACGAGTAA
- a CDS encoding extracellular solute-binding protein, whose product MRRLLSTLLVLPFCGLFAASATLAEPVNAISMYGKPALSADYKHLPYVNPDVKKGGRISYGVVGTFDSFNPFVIKGMRTTARGIWDPEYGNLFYETLMTRSAGEPYTLYGLLAQSVEWDDARSFIQFNLNPKARWHDGQPVTPDDVIFTFQILQQKGRSPFDKRLNGVAKMEKIGEHSVRFTFNDKADREIPLLLAYATPILPKHAIDPDRFEQSSLNVPVGSGPYKIKDIRPGERITYQRDPNYWGKDLPSKVGFDNYDEVSVTYFLQDSTLFEAFKKGEIDLYPDGDSAHWLRAYNFPAAVNGDVVRETFTPQKPTGMLGFVFNTRRPIFADVKVREALTLAFDFEWVNKNIYGNAFKRIQSYWQNSPLGAFGHAADDRELAILGNARNTIAPEILAGTYTLPISDGSGADRNILRQAVALLSQAGYSINDGKMVDAQGKPLSFEVMTQNVGQEKMALAYQRTLRLIGIGMTIRTVDDAQYQARSNSFDYDMVVMAYPSTLTPGIEQFNRWGSVARDQQSSFNYAGVANPDIDRVLNTMVNARSLEDYQASVRALDRLLVAGHYVVPLYYNGEQWLARWKRIARPDQVPMLGYQLPTWWDARAQ is encoded by the coding sequence TTGCGGCGTCTTTTGTCGACCCTGCTGGTCCTGCCGTTCTGCGGCTTGTTTGCCGCATCGGCTACCTTGGCCGAGCCCGTCAATGCCATATCCATGTATGGCAAACCCGCCCTGTCCGCCGATTACAAGCACTTGCCTTACGTCAACCCTGACGTAAAGAAGGGCGGTCGGATCTCTTACGGCGTGGTTGGCACGTTCGACAGCTTCAACCCCTTTGTCATCAAGGGCATGCGCACAACGGCGCGCGGCATCTGGGACCCGGAATACGGCAACCTGTTTTATGAGACGCTGATGACGCGCTCGGCCGGTGAGCCCTACACGCTCTACGGTCTTCTGGCGCAAAGCGTCGAGTGGGATGATGCCCGCAGCTTCATCCAGTTCAACCTCAACCCAAAGGCCCGCTGGCACGATGGCCAGCCGGTGACGCCGGATGACGTGATTTTCACGTTCCAGATCCTCCAGCAGAAAGGCCGTTCGCCTTTCGACAAGCGGTTGAACGGCGTTGCCAAGATGGAAAAGATTGGCGAGCATAGCGTTCGCTTCACCTTCAACGACAAGGCCGACCGGGAAATTCCGCTGCTTCTGGCCTATGCAACGCCAATCCTGCCAAAGCATGCCATCGATCCTGATCGTTTCGAACAATCGTCGCTGAATGTGCCTGTTGGCTCCGGCCCCTATAAGATCAAGGATATCCGCCCCGGCGAGCGGATTACCTATCAGCGCGATCCGAATTATTGGGGCAAGGATCTTCCCTCGAAGGTGGGCTTCGATAATTACGATGAAGTCAGCGTAACCTATTTCTTGCAGGACAGCACGCTGTTCGAAGCCTTCAAGAAGGGTGAGATCGATCTTTACCCTGATGGTGATTCGGCGCATTGGCTGCGGGCTTATAATTTCCCCGCAGCCGTGAATGGCGATGTTGTGCGCGAAACCTTTACCCCGCAAAAACCGACGGGCATGCTGGGATTCGTGTTCAACACCCGCCGCCCGATCTTTGCCGATGTGAAGGTGCGCGAAGCGCTGACGCTCGCCTTCGACTTCGAGTGGGTCAACAAGAACATCTACGGCAACGCTTTCAAGCGAATCCAGAGTTACTGGCAGAATTCGCCGCTCGGCGCCTTTGGCCATGCCGCTGACGACCGCGAACTGGCAATCCTCGGCAATGCACGCAACACCATTGCCCCGGAAATCCTGGCGGGTACCTATACCCTGCCGATTTCCGATGGTTCAGGCGCTGACCGTAATATTCTGCGCCAGGCCGTCGCGCTGCTCAGCCAGGCTGGCTATTCGATCAATGATGGTAAAATGGTCGATGCCCAGGGCAAGCCACTGTCCTTCGAGGTGATGACCCAGAATGTCGGCCAGGAGAAAATGGCGCTTGCCTATCAGCGCACCTTGCGGCTGATCGGCATCGGCATGACCATCCGCACGGTGGATGACGCGCAATATCAGGCGCGCTCCAACAGCTTCGATTATGACATGGTCGTCATGGCCTATCCTTCGACGCTGACTCCCGGTATCGAACAATTCAACCGCTGGGGCTCCGTTGCCCGGGATCAGCAGAGCAGTTTCAATTATGCCGGTGTGGCCAATCCGGATATCGACCGGGTGTTGAACACCATGGTCAATGCCAGAAGCCTGGAGGACTATCAGGCCAGCGTGCGGGCCCTCGATCGCCTTCTGGTGGCGGGGCATTATGTGGTGCCACTCTATTATAATGGCGAGCAATGGCTGGCGCGCTGGAAGCGCATCGCAAGGCCTGACCAAGTGCCGATGCTGGGCTATCAACTCCCCACGTGGTGGGACGCCAGGGCGCAATGA
- the hspQ gene encoding heat shock protein HspQ — translation MKQRNAKFGIGDIVRHKVFPFRGVVFDVDPEFANTEEWWNAIPAELRPSKDQPFYHLLAENAETEYVAYVSEQNLETDESGEPLRNPHINQIFVEEQAGHYKPRMNLAH, via the coding sequence ATGAAACAACGCAACGCAAAGTTTGGAATCGGTGACATTGTTCGTCACAAGGTATTTCCGTTTCGCGGCGTCGTTTTCGACGTCGATCCGGAATTCGCCAATACGGAAGAATGGTGGAATGCGATCCCCGCAGAATTGCGGCCCAGCAAGGATCAGCCCTTCTATCACCTGCTGGCTGAAAATGCCGAGACGGAATACGTCGCCTATGTCTCCGAGCAAAATCTGGAGACAGACGAAAGCGGCGAACCGCTGCGCAATCCGCATATCAACCAGATCTTCGTGGAAGAGCAGGCCGGTCATTACAAGCCGCGGATGAATTTGGCTCACTGA